From Streptomyces griseorubiginosus, one genomic window encodes:
- a CDS encoding glycosyltransferase, producing the protein MLSVYEGFFSGGARIVHSDIVLGLTEGGQRHQVLSLHGEVHREATRQRMTDDACYRALTAAGVGVTSLGRTFHGPGVPAGFTGPELAETARATAGADVVLSLKEQPLGLLNQAGLPRRPVVVCLHRSDPENQGTALDELKAAIADGTVVACVCCAESTRAAYQAAGVPADLLHVIPNGVDLARFRPDAARRRALRAELGIDPAAPVVVFAARYDGMKNVPLLLAAARAWLARVPDGRVLLCGAGMTAANPGLTADIATAFAGAAGLADRGLRLLGVRRDMELLYAASDVVALTSAWGEAAPLCLIEGMMCGAVPVATDVGDSAAIVAGVGLVTDPDPEAIAAAWTRAVASRADLAPALAASRERFSRTRMIASYAALLDRAAANATRPALPEPF; encoded by the coding sequence GTGCTGTCGGTCTACGAGGGCTTCTTCTCCGGTGGGGCCCGGATCGTCCACAGCGACATCGTGCTGGGCCTCACCGAGGGCGGCCAGCGCCACCAGGTGCTGAGCCTGCACGGCGAGGTGCACCGGGAGGCGACCCGGCAGCGGATGACGGACGACGCCTGCTACCGGGCGCTGACCGCCGCCGGAGTGGGCGTCACCTCCCTCGGCCGCACCTTCCACGGCCCCGGCGTTCCGGCCGGCTTCACCGGCCCTGAGCTGGCCGAGACCGCACGGGCCACGGCCGGCGCGGACGTCGTGCTCTCCCTCAAGGAGCAGCCGCTCGGGCTGCTCAACCAGGCGGGCCTGCCGCGCCGCCCGGTGGTGGTCTGTCTGCACCGCTCCGACCCGGAGAACCAGGGCACCGCCCTCGACGAGCTGAAGGCCGCCATCGCCGACGGCACGGTCGTGGCCTGCGTCTGCTGCGCCGAGTCGACGCGGGCCGCCTACCAGGCCGCGGGCGTCCCCGCCGACCTGCTCCACGTGATCCCCAACGGCGTCGACCTCGCCCGCTTCCGCCCCGACGCGGCCCGCCGCCGTGCCCTGCGCGCGGAGCTCGGCATCGACCCCGCGGCCCCCGTGGTCGTCTTCGCCGCCCGCTACGACGGCATGAAGAACGTCCCCCTGCTGCTCGCCGCCGCCCGCGCCTGGCTCGCCCGCGTCCCGGACGGCCGGGTGCTGCTGTGCGGGGCGGGCATGACGGCGGCGAACCCCGGACTCACCGCCGACATCGCGACGGCGTTCGCGGGAGCCGCGGGCCTGGCGGACCGGGGGCTGCGCCTGCTCGGTGTCCGCCGTGACATGGAGCTGCTGTACGCCGCCTCCGACGTCGTCGCCCTCACCTCCGCGTGGGGCGAGGCGGCCCCGCTGTGCCTGATCGAGGGCATGATGTGCGGCGCGGTCCCGGTGGCGACGGACGTCGGCGACAGCGCGGCGATCGTCGCGGGCGTCGGTCTGGTCACCGACCCTGACCCGGAGGCGATCGCGGCGGCCTGGACGCGGGCGGTGGCCTCACGCGCCGACCTCGCCCCGGCCCTCGCGGCGAGCCGGGAACGCTTCAGCCGTACGAGGATGATCGCGTCGTACGCGGCCCTGCTGGACCGCGCCGCCGCGAACGCCACCCGCCCGGCGCTTCCGGAGCCGTTCTAG
- the pepN gene encoding aminopeptidase N, protein MPGENLSRDEARERAALLSVDGYDVSLDLRSAVGDQAGDGPRTFRSVTTIRFRCNEPGATSFADLIAPSVTAVSLNGRDLDPGEVFDGSRIALEDLAADNELVVDAQCAYSRTGEGMHRFVDPEDGEVYLYTQYEPADSRRVFANFEQPDLKAPYRFEVRAPEGWTVWSNGVGSESDGVWRFAETKPISTYITCVVAGPYHYVTDSYERVLEDGTRLEIPLGALCRKGLAPHFDSDDVFLVTKQGLDFFHEHFDYPYPFGKYDQAFVPEYNLGAMENPGLVTFREEFIFRGKVTQASYEGRANVILHEMAHMWFGDLVTMVWWDDLWLKESFADFMGTFANVGATRFKDAWITFANRRKAWAYRADQLPSTHPITADIRDLQDAKLNFDGITYAKGASVLKQLVAYVGQDAFLEGARRYFKRHAYGNTRLGDLLSVLEETSGRDMGAWARSWLQTAGVNSLTPQVLLSREGLVDELAVVQEAAESHPELRPHRVAVGLYRSSADGALERYARAEVDVDGPRTVVAELAGAEAPELVLVNDDDLTYCKTRFDAGSLETLKSGLGSVSDPLARALCWSALWNMTRDALLPARDFVELVTRFAGRESDIGVVQMLHAWAESAVTHYAAPDWRPRGAALLAECAERELLERAGPGSEHQLAWARFFARTAETAGGFDLLRGLLDGTSTVPGLEVDQELRWAFLEPLVVHGLAGEKELEAELARDDTASGKRHQVRCLAARPSAAVKAQGWAQVVESDALSNALAEATIAGWGRPSQRELLAPYTEKYFAALTRIWRDRSIQIAMNIVSGLFPSLQDSGATLDAADAWLAAHEDAAPALRRLVLEGRDDLARTLRGQACDAQAVNQG, encoded by the coding sequence GTGCCCGGTGAGAATCTGTCCCGTGACGAGGCCCGGGAGCGGGCCGCCCTGCTGTCCGTCGACGGGTACGACGTGTCGCTCGACCTGCGCTCGGCGGTCGGCGACCAGGCCGGGGACGGTCCGCGCACCTTCCGGTCCGTGACCACGATCCGCTTCCGGTGCAACGAGCCGGGGGCCACCAGTTTCGCGGACCTGATCGCGCCGAGCGTCACGGCCGTGTCGCTGAACGGGCGGGACCTCGACCCGGGCGAGGTCTTCGACGGCTCCCGGATCGCCCTGGAGGACCTGGCCGCGGACAACGAACTGGTCGTCGACGCCCAGTGCGCCTACTCCCGCACCGGCGAGGGCATGCACCGCTTCGTCGACCCCGAGGACGGCGAGGTCTACCTCTACACGCAGTACGAGCCGGCCGACTCCCGCCGGGTCTTCGCCAACTTCGAGCAGCCGGACCTGAAGGCGCCGTACCGCTTCGAGGTGCGGGCGCCCGAGGGCTGGACGGTGTGGAGCAACGGGGTCGGCTCGGAGAGCGACGGCGTGTGGCGGTTCGCGGAGACCAAGCCGATCTCGACGTACATCACGTGTGTGGTGGCCGGTCCCTACCACTACGTGACGGACTCCTACGAGCGGGTCCTCGAGGACGGCACCCGTCTGGAGATCCCCCTCGGCGCCCTGTGCCGCAAGGGGCTCGCCCCCCACTTCGACTCCGACGACGTGTTCCTCGTGACCAAGCAGGGGCTGGACTTCTTCCACGAGCACTTCGACTACCCGTACCCCTTCGGGAAGTACGACCAGGCGTTCGTGCCCGAGTACAACCTCGGGGCGATGGAGAACCCGGGGCTGGTGACCTTCCGCGAGGAGTTCATCTTCCGGGGCAAGGTCACGCAGGCGTCCTACGAGGGCCGGGCCAACGTCATCCTGCACGAGATGGCGCACATGTGGTTCGGCGACCTGGTCACCATGGTGTGGTGGGACGACCTGTGGCTGAAGGAGTCCTTCGCGGACTTCATGGGCACCTTCGCCAACGTGGGCGCGACCCGCTTCAAGGACGCCTGGATCACCTTCGCCAACCGCCGCAAGGCCTGGGCCTACCGCGCCGACCAGCTGCCCTCCACGCACCCGATCACCGCCGACATCCGCGACCTCCAGGACGCCAAGCTCAACTTCGACGGCATCACCTACGCCAAGGGCGCCTCCGTACTGAAGCAGCTCGTCGCGTACGTCGGCCAGGACGCGTTCCTCGAGGGCGCCCGGCGGTACTTCAAGCGGCACGCGTACGGCAACACGCGGCTCGGTGACCTGCTGTCGGTCCTGGAGGAGACCAGCGGCCGTGACATGGGCGCGTGGGCGCGGTCCTGGCTCCAGACGGCCGGGGTCAACTCGCTCACCCCGCAGGTGCTGCTGTCCAGGGAAGGGCTCGTGGACGAGCTGGCGGTCGTGCAGGAGGCCGCCGAGTCGCACCCCGAGCTGCGGCCGCACCGGGTGGCGGTGGGGCTGTACCGCTCTTCGGCGGACGGGGCGCTGGAGCGGTACGCGCGCGCCGAAGTCGACGTCGACGGCCCGCGCACGGTCGTGGCGGAGCTGGCCGGTGCCGAGGCACCGGAGCTGGTGCTGGTCAACGACGACGACCTGACGTACTGCAAGACCCGCTTCGACGCGGGCTCCCTGGAGACCCTGAAGTCCGGGCTCGGCTCGGTGTCCGACCCGCTGGCCCGCGCCCTGTGCTGGTCGGCGCTGTGGAACATGACACGGGACGCGCTGCTGCCGGCACGGGACTTCGTGGAGCTGGTGACGCGGTTCGCGGGGCGCGAGTCGGACATCGGTGTGGTGCAGATGCTGCACGCCTGGGCCGAGTCGGCGGTCACGCACTACGCGGCCCCCGACTGGCGTCCGCGCGGCGCCGCCCTGCTCGCCGAGTGCGCCGAGCGGGAGCTGCTGGAGCGGGCCGGGCCGGGCAGCGAGCACCAGCTGGCGTGGGCACGCTTCTTCGCCCGCACGGCCGAGACCGCGGGCGGCTTCGACCTGCTGCGGGGGCTGCTGGACGGCACGTCGACGGTGCCGGGTCTGGAGGTCGACCAGGAGCTGCGGTGGGCGTTCCTGGAGCCGCTCGTGGTGCACGGGCTCGCCGGTGAGAAGGAGCTGGAGGCGGAGCTGGCCCGGGACGACACCGCGTCCGGCAAGCGCCACCAGGTGCGGTGCCTGGCCGCGCGGCCGTCCGCCGCGGTGAAGGCGCAGGGCTGGGCGCAGGTCGTGGAGTCGGACGCGCTGTCCAACGCGCTGGCCGAGGCGACGATCGCGGGCTGGGGCCGGCCGAGCCAGCGGGAGCTGCTCGCCCCCTACACGGAGAAGTACTTCGCGGCGCTCACCCGGATCTGGCGGGACCGTTCGATCCAGATCGCGATGAACATCGTCTCGGGGCTGTTCCCCTCGCTCCAGGACTCGGGGGCCACGCTGGACGCGGCCGACGCGTGGCTCGCGGCGCACGAGGACGCGGCGCCGGCGCTGCGCAGGCTGGTCCTTGAGGGGCGGGACGATCTGGCGCGGACGCTGCGGGGGCAGGCGTGCGACGCGCAGGCCGTCAACCAAGGCTGA
- a CDS encoding DsbA family protein, translated as MSETTSTKTPVDFWFDPLCPWAWMTSRWVLEVEKVRDIEVRWHVMSLAVLNEPKLDELPEEYRELLETKAWQPVRVVTAAWQKHGSDILGPLYTALGTRIHNEGQGPTREAVEGALADVGLPADLIEYFDQKDFEFDAELRASHKEGIDKVGQDVGTPVIAVPGPDGEQIAFFGPVVTPAPKGEEAARLWDGTVAVASVPGFYEIKRTRTKGPDFSNL; from the coding sequence ATGTCCGAGACCACCTCCACGAAGACCCCCGTCGACTTCTGGTTCGACCCGCTGTGCCCCTGGGCCTGGATGACTTCCCGCTGGGTCCTGGAGGTGGAGAAGGTCCGCGACATCGAGGTGCGCTGGCACGTCATGAGCCTGGCCGTGCTCAACGAGCCCAAGCTCGACGAGCTGCCCGAGGAGTACCGCGAGCTCCTGGAGACCAAGGCCTGGCAGCCGGTCCGGGTGGTCACCGCGGCCTGGCAGAAGCACGGCTCGGACATCCTCGGCCCGCTGTACACGGCGCTCGGCACCCGGATCCACAACGAGGGCCAGGGCCCGACGCGCGAAGCCGTCGAGGGCGCCCTCGCGGACGTCGGCCTGCCCGCCGACCTGATCGAGTACTTCGACCAGAAGGACTTCGAGTTCGACGCCGAGCTGCGCGCCTCCCACAAGGAGGGCATCGACAAGGTCGGCCAGGACGTCGGCACCCCGGTCATCGCGGTCCCGGGCCCCGACGGCGAGCAGATCGCCTTCTTCGGCCCGGTCGTCACCCCGGCCCCCAAGGGCGAGGAGGCCGCCCGCCTCTGGGACGGCACGGTGGCGGTCGCCTCGGTTCCGGGCTTCTACGAGATCAAGCGCACCCGCACCAAGGGCCCTGACTTCAGCAACCTGTAG
- a CDS encoding FGGY-family carbohydrate kinase, with product MYVGIDVGTSVVKAAAFDGEGRQLAVESRPVELSLRGGFVEQDMTEVYDAVVDVLGKLTARVPEPVELAGLTGQGDGVWLVDREGRPVRSAVSWMDGRAHELLDQWLADGTFETVFRRTGGAMFPGSPGPLLAWLDRYDPKSLDSAAAAVYCKDMVFQRLTGAARALTDVSDASMPFLDPRSRTYDNRVVELLGLTRRRRLLPSVEDRIATGAARGEGLPSGTRLSNGPYDLPACALGAGVTEPGDGLLIVGTCLAALVATTELDLSGEPAGLYISTDRPGYRLRAMPAMVGTAALDWVLSTTGVTHAEVDGLLASTPPGAHGVRVLPYFAPSGERAPFVEPHLRAELSGVSLETTKADLIRATCEGIGYAARHCLEAAGLSGSLAVCGGGTRSSAWMQLLADVLGRPLRVVEGEVGARGAVLAAAERFGVSLDAEVWTEPTAVVEPDPGRSAYYSKGFQEHLGRLDVAREAAGR from the coding sequence ATGTACGTCGGTATCGATGTGGGCACGTCCGTCGTCAAGGCCGCCGCCTTCGACGGTGAGGGACGCCAACTGGCCGTCGAGTCGCGCCCGGTGGAGCTCTCCCTGCGCGGCGGCTTCGTCGAGCAGGACATGACCGAGGTCTACGACGCCGTCGTCGACGTCCTCGGCAAGCTGACCGCGCGGGTGCCGGAGCCGGTGGAGCTGGCCGGGCTGACCGGACAGGGCGACGGCGTGTGGCTGGTCGACAGGGAGGGACGGCCGGTGCGGTCCGCGGTGTCCTGGATGGACGGGCGGGCGCACGAACTGCTCGACCAGTGGCTGGCGGACGGCACCTTCGAGACCGTGTTCCGGCGGACCGGCGGCGCGATGTTCCCGGGTTCACCGGGTCCGCTGCTGGCCTGGCTGGACCGGTACGACCCGAAGTCCCTGGACTCTGCCGCGGCCGCCGTGTACTGCAAGGACATGGTCTTCCAGCGGCTGACGGGGGCTGCGCGGGCTTTGACGGACGTGTCGGACGCGTCGATGCCCTTTCTGGACCCCCGGAGCCGGACGTACGACAACCGGGTGGTGGAGCTGCTGGGGCTGACCCGTCGGCGTCGGTTGCTGCCCTCCGTCGAGGACCGGATCGCCACGGGGGCGGCTCGGGGGGAGGGACTGCCGTCCGGGACGCGGCTCTCGAACGGGCCGTACGATCTGCCGGCCTGTGCGCTGGGGGCGGGGGTCACGGAGCCGGGGGACGGACTGCTCATCGTGGGCACGTGTCTCGCGGCGCTGGTCGCCACGACCGAGCTGGATCTGAGCGGTGAGCCGGCCGGGCTGTACATCTCGACCGACCGGCCGGGGTATCGGCTGCGGGCCATGCCGGCGATGGTGGGGACGGCCGCGCTGGACTGGGTGCTGTCGACGACGGGGGTGACGCATGCGGAGGTGGACGGGTTGCTGGCGTCGACTCCTCCGGGGGCGCACGGGGTGCGGGTGCTGCCCTATTTCGCTCCCTCCGGGGAGCGGGCTCCCTTTGTCGAGCCTCATCTGCGGGCCGAGCTGAGCGGTGTGTCGCTGGAGACCACCAAGGCCGATCTGATCCGGGCGACCTGTGAGGGGATCGGGTACGCGGCTCGGCACTGTCTGGAGGCGGCGGGCCTGTCAGGGTCGTTGGCGGTGTGCGGGGGCGGGACCCGTAGTTCCGCGTGGATGCAGTTGCTGGCGGATGTGCTCGGGCGGCCGCTTCGGGTGGTGGAGGGGGAGGTGGGCGCTCGGGGGGCCGTGTTGGCTGCGGCGGAGCGGTTCGGGGTTTCCCTTGATGCCGAGGTGTGGACCGAACCTACGGCCGTTGTTGAGCCGGATCCTGGGCGGTCCGCGTACTACTCCAAGGGGTTCCAGGAGCATTTGGGACGGTTGGATGTGGCTCGGGAGGCGGCCGGACGTTAG
- a CDS encoding 2-hydroxyacid dehydrogenase — protein MTQRTDPVRVVAAGDHFVLPALIAGAVEAELGDIAVETKELTLGWPLEPFGPVSEVTEASDAEDELIEALDGAEVLVTQMGPVTERVLDAADRLKLVVVCRGGPVNVNLDAAKAHDVRVCFAPGRNAAATAEFTVGMLLAALRRIPQAHHLLAAQDRWESGAAYYTYEHSGLELEDLPVGLVGYGAVGSRVARVLCAFGAQVMVYDPYVRGEIHGLRVNSLDQLLARSRVITLHARLTAETRGLIGARELALLPEGSVVVNVARGPLIDESALCDALEAGRLSAAALDTYELEPLPADSRLHALADRVVLTPHLGGASRAVAEKAARIAAEEVGRWARGERLAHCLT, from the coding sequence ATGACCCAGAGGACCGATCCCGTACGTGTCGTGGCGGCCGGCGACCACTTCGTACTGCCGGCGCTGATCGCCGGGGCCGTCGAGGCCGAGCTGGGCGACATCGCCGTGGAGACGAAGGAGTTGACGCTCGGCTGGCCGCTGGAACCCTTCGGGCCCGTCTCCGAGGTGACGGAGGCCAGCGACGCGGAGGACGAGCTGATCGAGGCGCTGGACGGCGCGGAGGTCCTCGTCACCCAGATGGGCCCCGTCACCGAGCGGGTACTCGACGCCGCCGACCGGCTGAAGCTGGTCGTGGTGTGCCGGGGCGGCCCGGTCAACGTGAACCTCGACGCGGCCAAGGCCCACGACGTACGGGTGTGCTTCGCGCCCGGGCGCAACGCCGCCGCCACCGCCGAGTTCACCGTCGGCATGCTGCTCGCCGCCCTGCGCCGCATCCCACAGGCCCACCACCTCCTGGCCGCACAGGACCGTTGGGAGAGCGGCGCCGCCTACTACACCTACGAGCACAGCGGCCTGGAGCTGGAGGACCTGCCCGTCGGACTCGTCGGCTACGGCGCCGTCGGCAGCCGGGTCGCGCGCGTGCTGTGCGCCTTCGGGGCGCAGGTCATGGTGTACGACCCCTATGTGCGCGGCGAGATCCACGGCCTGCGGGTGAACTCCCTGGACCAGCTCCTCGCCCGCTCCCGGGTCATCACCCTGCACGCCCGGCTCACCGCCGAGACCCGCGGTCTGATCGGCGCCCGCGAGCTGGCGCTGCTGCCGGAGGGGTCGGTCGTGGTGAACGTGGCGCGCGGCCCGCTGATCGACGAGAGCGCCCTGTGCGACGCCCTGGAGGCCGGCCGGCTGTCGGCGGCCGCCCTCGACACCTACGAGCTCGAACCGCTGCCCGCGGACTCCCGGCTGCACGCCCTGGCCGACCGGGTCGTCCTGACCCCGCACCTCGGCGGGGCGAGCCGGGCGGTGGCGGAGAAGGCGGCGAGGATCGCGGCGGAGGAGGTGGGCCGCTGGGCGCGCGGGGAGCGGTTGGCGCACTGCCTGACCTGA
- a CDS encoding FGGY-family carbohydrate kinase: MTDENETAWLGIDLGTQSVRALVVTAAGTVLGRGSAPLGGRREGVRHEQDPGEWWEAARTACRAALTTRTGVRIGGLAVCGTSGTVLLTDRQGRPTSPALMYDDARAATEAAGLRAAGLAVQDTWALPKALWLVAAHGRGRVTHQPDTVTARLVGRPVPTDSSHALKTGYDLQRDAWPDIALDLPEVVRPGTRLGEVCPAAAEATGIPAGTPVVAGMTDGCAAQIAAGALRPGSWNSVLGTTLVLKGAAPEPVRDPTGVVYNHRAPDGTWLPGGASSVGAGALPADADPAAMDERAAAFEPSGAIAYPLVSRGERFPFRAPDATAFLLGTPADDADHWAALLQGVGFAERLCLDYLHHLGAPLDGPLTFTGGAARSPYWNQLRTDILGRPARVPEQPEPALGMAALAAHGVTGEPLPHLAEGMVRIRTTLDPNPKRTTLFAEPYARLVDELTERGWLPTPVAAHAHGRLH; encoded by the coding sequence ATGACCGACGAGAACGAGACGGCGTGGCTGGGGATCGACCTCGGCACGCAGAGCGTGCGCGCGCTGGTGGTGACGGCCGCCGGAACCGTGCTGGGCCGGGGCTCCGCCCCGCTCGGCGGCCGGCGTGAGGGCGTGCGGCACGAGCAGGACCCGGGGGAGTGGTGGGAGGCGGCGCGCACGGCGTGCCGGGCGGCGCTCACCACTCGGACGGGCGTACGGATCGGCGGCCTCGCGGTCTGCGGGACGTCCGGGACCGTGCTGCTGACGGACCGGCAGGGCCGCCCGACCAGCCCCGCCCTCATGTACGACGACGCCCGCGCGGCGACCGAGGCGGCCGGGCTGCGGGCGGCGGGCCTCGCGGTCCAGGACACCTGGGCGCTGCCGAAGGCGCTGTGGCTCGTCGCCGCCCACGGCAGGGGCCGGGTCACCCACCAGCCCGACACCGTCACCGCCCGGCTGGTCGGCAGGCCGGTGCCCACCGACTCCAGTCACGCCCTGAAGACGGGCTACGACCTTCAGCGCGACGCCTGGCCGGACATCGCCCTCGACCTCCCCGAGGTGGTCCGCCCCGGCACCCGGCTCGGCGAGGTCTGCCCGGCCGCCGCCGAGGCCACCGGCATCCCGGCCGGGACCCCGGTCGTCGCCGGGATGACCGACGGCTGCGCGGCCCAGATCGCGGCGGGCGCGCTGCGGCCCGGCTCCTGGAACTCGGTGCTCGGCACGACCCTCGTCCTCAAGGGGGCCGCCCCGGAACCGGTCCGGGACCCCACCGGCGTGGTCTACAACCACCGCGCGCCGGACGGGACCTGGCTGCCGGGCGGGGCGTCGAGCGTGGGCGCGGGTGCCCTTCCGGCGGACGCCGACCCCGCGGCCATGGACGAACGGGCGGCCGCGTTCGAACCGTCCGGCGCGATCGCCTACCCACTGGTGTCGCGCGGGGAGCGGTTTCCGTTCCGCGCCCCGGACGCCACCGCCTTCCTCCTCGGCACGCCGGCCGACGACGCCGACCACTGGGCCGCGCTCCTTCAGGGCGTCGGGTTCGCGGAGCGCCTGTGCCTGGACTACCTGCACCACCTGGGCGCCCCGCTCGACGGCCCGCTCACCTTCACCGGCGGCGCGGCCCGCAGCCCGTACTGGAACCAACTCCGCACCGACATCCTGGGCCGCCCGGCCCGAGTCCCGGAACAGCCGGAACCAGCCCTGGGGATGGCCGCGTTGGCGGCTCATGGCGTCACCGGCGAGCCCTTGCCGCACCTCGCGGAGGGCATGGTCCGCATCCGCACGACACTCGATCCGAACCCGAAGCGCACCACGCTCTTCGCGGAGCCGTACGCCCGCCTGGTCGACGAACTCACGGAGCGGGGCTGGCTCCCGACTCCGGTCGCAGCGCATGCGCACGGCCGACTGCACTGA
- a CDS encoding histidine phosphatase family protein has translation MSTTFLLTRHGQTIWHAENRYAGVSDIGLTDEGREQAEALGRWATTHRPDAIWTSNLSRAIATAEPAARALGITPNREPGLRECDFGVVEGRTLNEFAAEVPDAAEAFRADPVTYPFPGAEDPTAAAARGTAALRRIAAAHPGERVLIVAHNTLLRLVLCTLLGIPLAQYRRVFPRLRNAAITELRLDKDGSAALLSLNVPCEPDRS, from the coding sequence ATGAGCACCACCTTCCTATTGACCCGCCACGGCCAAACCATCTGGCACGCCGAGAACCGCTACGCCGGCGTGAGTGACATCGGCCTCACCGACGAGGGCCGCGAACAGGCGGAGGCACTAGGGAGATGGGCCACCACCCACCGTCCCGACGCGATCTGGACGTCGAACCTGTCGCGGGCGATCGCCACAGCCGAGCCGGCCGCACGGGCCCTCGGCATCACCCCGAACCGCGAACCCGGCCTCAGGGAGTGCGACTTCGGCGTGGTGGAGGGCCGCACCCTCAACGAGTTCGCCGCCGAAGTCCCCGACGCGGCCGAGGCGTTCCGCGCGGACCCGGTGACGTACCCCTTCCCCGGCGCGGAGGATCCGACGGCGGCCGCCGCCCGCGGCACCGCGGCCCTGCGCCGCATCGCCGCCGCCCATCCCGGCGAGCGGGTCCTGATCGTCGCCCACAACACCCTGCTGCGGCTGGTGCTGTGCACCCTCCTCGGTATCCCGCTCGCCCAGTACCGCAGAGTGTTCCCGCGGTTGCGCAACGCGGCGATCACCGAACTCCGCCTCGACAAGGACGGATCCGCCGCACTTCTCTCGCTCAATGTGCCGTGCGAGCCGGACCGGTCGTAG
- a CDS encoding SAM-dependent methyltransferase, with protein sequence MTEIDTSVPHSARIWNYWLGGKDNYPVDEAAGDAYTAVFPGIVTIARSSRAFLGRSIRYLVEEAGVRQFLDVGTGLPTVDNTHEVAQRFAPEAKIVYVDNDPLVLAHARALLTSTPEGETAYEDLTLYEPEKILEAASRTLDLTRPTALILSGILGHVTDYDLARDLVRRLLAGLPSGSYLCVNDGSRGTDPDYEQAQDAYNETGAVPYFLRPVEKIEAFFEGLELVDPGVVSVPLWRPDGDAAPAPIGQHGGVGRKP encoded by the coding sequence ATGACGGAGATCGACACCTCGGTGCCGCATTCGGCCCGGATCTGGAACTACTGGCTCGGCGGGAAGGACAACTACCCCGTCGACGAGGCGGCCGGCGACGCCTACACCGCCGTCTTCCCCGGCATCGTCACGATCGCCCGCAGCAGCCGGGCCTTTCTCGGCCGCAGCATCCGGTACCTGGTCGAGGAGGCGGGCGTCCGCCAGTTCCTGGACGTCGGGACCGGGCTGCCGACGGTCGACAACACCCACGAGGTCGCCCAGCGCTTCGCCCCCGAGGCGAAGATCGTCTACGTCGACAACGACCCGCTGGTCCTCGCCCACGCCCGCGCCCTGCTCACCTCCACCCCGGAGGGCGAGACGGCGTACGAGGACCTCACGCTGTACGAGCCGGAGAAGATCCTCGAGGCGGCCTCCCGGACCCTCGACCTGACCCGCCCCACGGCCCTGATCCTCAGCGGCATCCTCGGCCATGTCACCGACTACGACCTGGCCCGGGACCTGGTCCGCCGGCTGCTGGCGGGTCTGCCCTCCGGCAGCTACCTGTGCGTCAACGACGGCTCCCGCGGCACCGACCCGGACTACGAACAGGCCCAGGACGCCTACAACGAGACCGGTGCGGTGCCTTACTTCCTGCGCCCGGTCGAGAAGATCGAGGCGTTCTTCGAGGGCCTGGAACTGGTGGACCCGGGTGTGGTGTCGGTCCCGCTGTGGCGCCCGGACGGCGACGCGGCACCGGCCCCGATCGGCCAGCACGGCGGTGTGGGCCGCAAGCCCTGA